A genomic window from Populus alba chromosome 19, ASM523922v2, whole genome shotgun sequence includes:
- the LOC118056646 gene encoding transcription factor TCP4, with amino-acid sequence MGMKSTAGEIIQVQGGHIVRSTGRKDRHSKVYTAKGPRDRRVRLSAHTAIQFYDVQDRLGYDRPSKAVDWLIKKAKSSIDKLAELPPWQPTANNANANLEANQNAGSSEMAIAEEPESSGYTFQLHRQLTDHNPSNDSSFLAPTIDPDAMKSFFPTSSTNSSMNFQSYPTVISRTTNHTEDLGLSLHSFQDQGLLHGQSQADTTHTPSTDDQTLFEGSATVGFDANFHRMLAWSNDTNAENRVAGGFTFNPPPLTPHQAMLAQASAFSQRGPLQSSFPHSIRSWNDLHMASTDHHRTQEFHQSLIFGSRFVSDGLSGFSIPARIHGGDEQNVVPDRPSSSSPNSQN; translated from the coding sequence ATGGGAATGAAGAGCACTGCAGGAGAAATTATTCAGGTCCAAGGTGGCCACATTGTTCGATCCACAGGGCGTAAGGATCGACACAGCAAGGTTTACACAGCCAAAGGTCCTAGGGACCGCAGGGTCAGGCTATCGGCTCATACTGCAATACAATTTTATGATGTTCAAGACCGGCTAGGCTATGATCGACCCAGCAAAGCTGTTGATTGGCTTATCAAGAAGGCAAAGTCTTCAATTGACAAGCTTGCTGAGCTACCGCCATGGCAACCAACTGCTAACAATGCTAATGCAAACTTGGAGGCAAACCAGAATGCTGGATCTAGTGAAATGGCAATTGCAGAGGAACCAGAATCATCTGGCTATACTTTTCAGCTCCATAGGCAATTGACTGATCATAATCCAAGCAATGATTCATCTTTCCTTGCACCAACTATAGATCCTGATGCCATGAAATCTTTCTTCCCAACAAGCTCCACGAACTCATCAATGAACTTCCAAAGCTATCCTACTGTAATTTCAAGAACCACAAACCACACTGAAGATCTTGGCCTATCACTTCACTCTTTCCAAGATCAAGGTCTACTTCATGGGCAGTCACAGGCAGACACAACCCATACTCCTTCAACTGATGACCAGACTCTTTTTGAAGGATCAGCTACAGTAGGGTTTGATGCTAATTTTCACAGAATGTTGGCTTGGAGCAATGATACAAATGCGGAGAATAGAGTTGCTGGGGGATTTACATTTAACCCCCCACCTTTGACACCACACCAAGCAATGCTAGCCCAAGCCTCAGCATTTTCCCAGAGGGGGCCCCTTCAGTCCAGTTTTCCGCATTCCATTCGTTCATGGAATGATCTTCATATGGCATCCACAGACCATCATAGAACACAGGAATTTCATCAATCTTTGATTTTTGGCAGCAGGTTTGTATCTGATGGACTGTCAGGTTTTAGCATTCCAGCCCGAATTCATGGCGGCGATGAGCAAAATGTTGTACCAGATAGaccatcctcttcttctccaAATTCTCAGAATTGA
- the LOC118056631 gene encoding E3 ubiquitin-protein ligase ATL41, which translates to MGGNQLPPPVPFWPFQPSSRDNGLSGFNHSTNTYDLNSKIMLTAILSLSFVVVLVIALHIYARCALRRHQARRRAVMNSLGLTNANVNSGEPPRRGLDPTVIASLPIFVYQQTEGQAEDDLIECAVCLSMLEDQEMARILPNCKHKFHAECIDKWLSSHSTCPICRTEAEPMIQPEPREGPAGGTAHTAPMLEPMNSTSVCDEGTSSSVAGNQPSPKVAGSGSRLSSFRRMLSRERSSRRIQPEVQDQEGFQDLERQ; encoded by the coding sequence ATGGGGGGTAATCAGCTGCCTCCTCCAGTTCCTTTTTGGCCCTTCCAACCCAGTTCACGTGACAATGGTCTCTCAGGCTTTAATCATAGTACAAATACTTATGATTTAAACAGCAAGATTATGCTCACTGCAATTCTATCATTATCCTTTGTTGTTGTGCTTGTTATAGCTCTTCATATTTATGCAAGATGTGCTCTAAGGCGTCATCAAGCCCGTCGCCGCGCTGTCATGAATAGCCTAGGGCTAACTAATGCTAATGTCAACTCCGGGGAGCCACCCAGGAGGGGGCTGGATCCGACCGTCATAGCCTCCCTCCCCATATTTGTTTACCAGCAAACTGAAGGCCAAGCTGAGGATGATTTGATAGAGTGTGCTGTTTGCTTAAGCATGCTAGAGGATCAAGAAATGGCTAGGATTTTACCGAATTGTAAGCACAAATTTCATGCTGAGTGCATCGATAAATGGTTAAGCTCCCATTCTACCTGTCCTATTTGTCGGACCGAGGCGGAGCCAATGATCCAGCCAGAGCCACGTGAAGGTCCGGCTGGTGGTACTGCACACACAGCTCCAATGTTGGAGCCTATGAATTCTACATCGGTATGTGATGAGGGCACATCATCATCTGTTGCTGGAAATCAACCATCTCCAAAAGTCGCCGGTTCCGGTTCACGGTTGAGCTCCTTTCGAAGGATGCTTAGTCGTGAACGATCATCAAGGAGAATCCAACCTGAGGTTCAAGATCAAGAGGGTTTTCAAGATTTAGAGAGACAATGA
- the LOC118056624 gene encoding PLASMODESMATA CALLOSE-BINDING PROTEIN 5 — MSKIYSSFLCVLPLLVALSLPECLRAQKGIAPRDLWCVAKNNAADQALQESIDWACGPGGANCGPIQQGGPCYDSSDIQRTASWAFNDYYLKNGLTDDACYFSNTAALTSLNPSFDKCKFPSSLSVNNGSVSSSTGTIQMRPDSADLSSSNRVVGTWFLPLVTSYLLVAFTWLVQ; from the exons ATGTCTAAAATCTATTCTTCTTTTCTCTGTGTATTGCCACTTCTAGTGGCTTTGTCACTGCCAGAGTGTTTGAGGGCCCAGAAGGGTATAGCGCCAAGGGATCTATGGTGTGTAGCCAAGAACAACGCGGCTGATCAGGCACTGCAAGAATCTATTGATTGGGCATGCGGACCAGGCGGGGCTAATTGTGGACCAATACAACAAGGAGGGCCGTGCTATGATTCTAGTGATATTCAGAGAACAGCTTCTTGGGCTTTTAATGATTATTACTTAAAGAATGGATTGACTGATGATGCTTGTTACTTCAGCAACACTGCTGCTCTCACTTCTTTGAATCCGA GTTTTGATAAATGCAAATTTCCTTCCAG CTTATCGGTGAATAATGGAAGCGTTTCTTCGTCAACAGGAACAATACAGATGAGACCAGATAGTGCAGATTTGAGCAGCAGCAATAGGGTTGTTGGCACATGGTTTCTGCCTTTGGTCACCAGTTATTTGCTCGTTGCGTTTACATGGCTAGTTCAATGA